The nucleotide sequence CATTTTCCCGCTCCAGGGCTTCGAAGGCCTGGCGGATGTCCCCCGCCATCGCGTTGAACGCCTGTGCCAGCTGCCCGATCTCGTCCGTACGGCCGCTGTCAACGGGGAGGCTGTACTGGCCGGTCCGCACCATATCCGACGCCTGGCGCTGAAGGGCCCCGAGCGGTGCGACAATACGGCGGGAAAACCAGAAGGCGGCCGCGGCAATCATTCCGACGCCAAAGAGCAGCAACAGCGTCAGCAACCGGTTGAGGTCATCGATCAGTGAACGCTGCAGTGCACGGTCCATATGGTACCCCACGTACCATCCCGACAGCTGCGGTGCCAGCGCCCGGTAAAACCAGACCGACCGCTTCGACTCTACCGTCCCCGTCTGCCCCTCCACCGTGAACGGCGGCAGTGCGCCCCCGATACTGTACTGCGTCTCGGGGTTGAACAGCAGGGTTGACGCCGAGGGCCCCTCCAGGTTGAAACGCTGCAGGTTCGCTGTGCGGTACTCCATCACCAGGTAACCGATGATCCGGTCCGATCCCATCGCGGCACGCACCGGCACATCCAGCAGGAGGGTCTTTTCGTCCGCCTGGTAAGGAGAGGTATGCCCCACCGCCGACTCGAAAGCCCGGTAGCGGGCATAGGGCTTCCCCGTCTGCATCACTTCCGTGGAGGCGATCACGCGGCCGTCAAGGCCGAGTGCCAGCAGGGAAAAATCAAGATCATACACGGCTTTGTAACGCTCCAGCAGTGATGCCACCCGCCGGTCAAGGTCATTGATGAGGAGATCGTCCATTACGACCGAACCGGCCAGAAAGTGCAACTCACGGTAGAGCTGCGCGATGTGATGCTCGACGTCCGCAGCCACCTGGGCCATCCGTCCCTGCTGCTCGTCGTAAAAGCGCTCCGTATAGAGCTTTTCTTCGCTGACGAGCGTATAGGCGAGAATCGCCGCATACGGCACCACGCCGACCAGGAAGATAAGCAGAAGCAGCTTGACGGCCATATGCCGCCGGACCCAGGCGATCATCGTGCACCCCCGGCATCATAATGCAGCACGGTCACATTCGCATCCAAGGCCATATAATAGGGGACGTAACCCACAGCCCCTTCGACCTGCTGCACATAGGCGAGGACCGCCTCGGCGGAGCCCACGACCTTCGGGGGCCGCTGGCCGAGGTAGTGGCGCCGGATCCACCACTCCCTCAGTGCCGCACGGGAGAGCTTCAGGGTCTCCCTTTCAAACTGCTGCCGCAGCGGTTCGCCCGCCCCCAGTTGCAGCGGGAAGAGCCTGAAGTCCCCTACATAGCGCATTTTGCCGAGGTAGATATCGCGTATCTGGCCCGTATTCAATGTCTTCAGAGGAGCATCCGCCCGGATAACCAGTACCCACTCCTGCGCGCCCAGTACCATTGCGAAGAGGAGCAGGAGCAGCTGTTTCGTCATGACCCGCATCCTAGAAAAGCATCGAGAACGATACAATCATCATGTCCTCGTTCTCCCGGGTATGGAACTGGTATTCTCCCTTCAGGGCCACGGGGAAGAGCGGCCGGTACGTGTAGCCGACAACGGCGATGCCGTCGTCGGAGTTGGCGATATAGTCCGTGGTGTACTCCAGGCGCAACACCGCGTAGTGCTTCAGAAAGAGCTGCTGTGACCCCTGGATGTATCCGCCTGCGTTGCTGCGGGTATTGTCATCGTTCTGCCGGTAACCGGCTTCGGCCATGATCCTGGTCTGCGCCGTACGGTACTGGCCCGATGCATAAAGGTAGCTCCACGACTCCTCTTCGACCCGCTCCTCATAGCGCCCGGCATTCACGCCGGACGACCAGACGCCCTGCTCCAGGATCACCCCGATCCCGCTTTGGCGTTCGATATCAAAATTGTTATAGAGGTTTTCGCCGTTGAATGCCGCATCCAGATCGGGGGTCATCTGTATCAGGACATTGACGCTGACGATACCGGTCATGATCTTGGCATCGATCCCCGTTGTAAAGCGGGGGAAAACTTCCTCTGTGATGCGGGGACTCGAGGTCGTGTCGCGCAGGACATTGACCGGCATCCGGTTCCAGTACCCTACCGGGGTATTGAACTTTCCGACCGTCACCTGCAGGCGTTCGGAAGGTTCGTACTGCGCGTAGACGCGTTCCGCGTGGGGAGTGCCGTCGATATCGGTCTGGGCGCCGTACCCGTAGCGCTTCCGGTAGAGGTCACCCCACTCCACCTCCGCCAGGCCGCTCCACGCTCCCTTGGAGCCGTAGAGCATGACGGCCAGGTCATCCACAACAACCTCGCTCGTCCCCTTGAAGTTGTTCCAGTAATTCAGCGAGAAATACCCGCCGAGATAGAGCGGCGTTTTACCGACCTGCATCCCTTCGCCCAGACGGTATTCGTCCGCGTCCGCCCCCGTCAGTGTCAATAGTGCCAGGAGCCCCGCGGTCCAAACCCGCCCCATCGTCTTCATCATGCCCCATTATACAATGACTCCTCCCAACGGCGGAGGCTTTGGGCTATAATGTCGGTATGAATAGTACCCTCACCCCTACCCTTGACTTCGGCCGCATCAACATGCTCCGGATCGACCGCTTTGCCGTCCCCGGCGCCTACCTGATGGCCAAGGACGGCAGCGACGTCCTGCTGCCCAACCAGTACGTCACCGATGATATGGCAATAGACGACCTCCTCGAGGTCTTTGTCTATACGGACTCCGAAGACCGCCCCGTCGCGACCACCGACCGGCCGACGGCGATGCGCGACGAATTCGGCTTTTTCCCCGTTGTCGACGTCGCCAAATTCGGCGCCTTCGTCGACTGGGGGCTCCCCAAGGACCTGCTGGTACCGAAGAACCGCCAGAAAACCCCCTTCAAAGTCGGAGAGAAGCGTTTTCTGCGGGTTGTCAAGGATGAAGAGTCCGACCGTCTCGTCGGGGTGGAGCGAATCAGCAAGTACCTCTCGCATTCGCCGCGGGGCTACCACCCGAACAAAGAGGTGAAGCTGCTCTTTATCGCCAAAACGCCCCTGGGGTTCAAGGTGATCGTCGACGATGCCTTCGAGGGGCTCGCCTTCGATAACGAGATCTTCGAACCGGTCGAAGTCGGCGACAGCCGGACCGGCTATGTGAAACAGGTCCGCGCCGACGGCAACTTTGACGTCAGCCTGCAGCCCGTCGGCAAAACGGCCCGCGCCGGCAGCGACCAGGCGAAGGTTCTCGGCCCCCTCGACGCGGCGGGCGGCATGCTGCCGTATAACTCCAAAAGCGATCCGGATCTCATCACCAAGACCTTCGGCCTGAGCAAAAAAGCCTTCAAAAGAGCCCTTGTCCAGCTGCAGGAGAGCGGCGATATCGAGGTCAAAGAGACCGGAATCTACCGTAAATAGCGCGATGGCGAAAAAAAGAGCGGCCGAATCCTATGCCGATTTGAATATCGTATTCGAACATGAACAGGAGCTCTGGCAGCTGCTGCGCCTCGACCCCAACAGTATGAACGTCATCCTGCGCGCGCAAGCAAGCGGCAAAGAACGCACCCTCCCCTTCGCCCACCTGCCCAAAAGCGTCAAAAAAAAGATCCGCCCGCTCTAACGCCCTCTTCCTGCTGCAGTCTCCCGAATAGTGTATAATGGAATATAAGAAGTTCCTATTCAGGCGACCCGTTTTCTCACCCGACACCGTTGAAAGGAGAATATATGTCAGCCCCTGCATGGTTATCAAAAAAACTCGATGACGGCCGCATCCTCTGCGAAGCATGCCATCAACACTGCAAACTTTCAGAAGGCGAGTACGGCGTCTGCGGCATCCGGAAAGTCGAAGGAGGAGAGCTTCAGCTGCTGACCTACGGGCTGGCTGCGGCGGTCAATGTCGACCCCGTCGAAAAAAAACCGATGTTCCACTTCCTGCCGGCGAGCAGGGCCTTCTCTTTTGGAACAGTCGGATGCAATTTTTCGTGCAAATTCTGCCAGAATGCGGACATCTCCCAGTACCCCAAGGAGCATCACCACGAGATCACGGGACAGCCGCTCAACCCCGAACAGATCGTCTCCCTGGCCCAAAAATACGGCTGCGATTCGATCGCCTATACCTATAACGAACCGGTCGTTTTTTTCGAATATACCTACGACACGGCCAAACTTGCCCACGAAGCGGGCCTCAAGAACATCTACGTCACCAGCGGTTTCGAGACCCACAAGGCCATCGACACCCTGCTGCCCTACCTCGACGGGATGAACATCGATATCAAGGGGTACACGGAAGATTTCTACGAAGATATCTGCGGTGCCAAACTCAAACCCGTGCTCGACACCGTCAAATATGCCCACGACAAAGGGATCTGGATCGAAGTGACGACCCTGCTGATTCCCGGCAAAAACGACAGCGACGAGGAGATAAGAAAGATCGCCCGTTTCGTGGCCGACCTCGATGTCAACATCCCCTGGCACGTCAGCGGCTTCTACCCGATGTACAAAATGCTCGACGTCCCGCCGACGCCGCCGGCCACCCTGATCCGTGCCTACGAGATCGGCAAGGAAGCGGGCCTCAACTTTGTCTACATCGGCAACTACGACGACGAGGACCGCGAATCGACCTTCTGCCCCCACTGCGGTTTCAAAGTGATCGAGCGCAGCGGCCACATCGGCCAGTTTGTACAGAACCACCTTACCGAGCAGGGGAACTGTCCGCAGTGCGGGACCCATATTCCGGGAGTATGGTCGTAACGGCCGGCCCCTTACATGACGGTTCTGTTACGGCCCAGCTGTTTGGCGCTGTAGAGGTTCATATCCGCCTCGAACACGAGATGGCGGGGGTTGTCACGCAGCCGTTCACTGTATTCGGCGATGCCAATACTCACCGTGACCGGCGTCGTAATGACACACCCCTCCCATGTATGGACTTCAAACGCCTTCCGTATTTTTTCACAGATCGCAAACGCCTCTTTTGCCGTTGTCCCCGGCAGGATCGCCAGGAACTCTTCGCCGCCGTACCGAAAAATGTGATCCGTCTTGCGCAGATGGGCTGAAAGCGTTTGCGCCATCCCGACGATGACCGCGTCCCCGTCCTGGTGGCCGCAGGTGTCATTGACGGCTTTAAAGTGGTCGAGGTCGAACATGACGACGCAGAAGAGACTGCCGATAAGGCCGTGCAGCCGGATCTCGCTGCTGAGGATCTCCATCAGGTCCCGGCGGTTCAGCAGCCCCGTCAGGGCATCCTTGGAGACGTCGTCAATCAGCGTCTGCTGCGTCACGTTGATATTGAGTTCGTTGTAGAGGTACATCGACTGGCGGACCAGCATGACGTAGTCGATAAAGATCTTGTGGTAGTCTTCGCGGCGGATGGATCGGTAGATATTCTTGGTTATCAGGTGGATCTCCCGGTGCGTATCGAGCATATCTTTACGCACCATCGCGTCCGGAATAAACTTGATAAGCTCCTCGCTGTGCAGCCAGCTGCCGCACATGCAGCGGTGTTCATCAAACTCGATCCGCGCTTCGGGGTTCATAAGCCGGATATCCTTAATAACCTCGAGGATCCACTCCAAATGCTCTTTGACCGCAGGGATACCGATCTGCTGTTTGATCTGCCGCTCGAGGGTCTTCTGGTCGTTGTCCAGGTTCGGCTCCAGGTAACCGGCGGCACTAGCATTGATGGCCCGGCGGATATAGAGCTCAATCGCATCCGGCAGGCCCGTGATGTCGTTCACCTCTTCGAGTTCTTCGATCAAAAACGCATAGAGCGTATCGAAGGCACCGCGGTACTCGACATAGGGCAGGCCCATTTTGAAATGGAAGAGCCCCAGCTGTTTGAAGCGTGCAAAAAAAGCTTCATCCTCATCATATACGGCCTCAAGAAAACTGCTGAGCTGGGACTGTTTGAGGCGGGCGAGGTCGACCCCTTTCAAAAACTCCTCGACATAGGCGTTCTTGATCAGGTCCTCATAAAAACGGTCAAAGGCACGGTGCAGTACCCCTTCGAAAAGGGAGATGTTCGATTTGATCATCCTCTCTCCTTTAACCGTTATAAATTATTCTAATGTGAATTTATATGAGCCAACATAATCATTATACACAAAATTTTGATACCTGATCGTTTGGCGCTGTGTCCTCCGACCCTAGCTGATGATCGCGTCGTGCCACTGCACCAGGGTCAGCCGGTAGCCGTCGGACACAGGAAGGACCTCGTGGCTGTAGATGGGATTGCTCGGGAAAATGACCATATCCCCCGCCTTCGGACGGAAACGGACAGGCCTGCTCTCCGCATCAAAGAGGTAGTTAAAGACCAGTTCGCCGCCGCCGAACTGCAGCCCGTCGCCGCCGTTATCCCGGTGCGACGTTGCAAAAAGCACCGTCGTGATCTTCCGCTCGGGCGCGACCTGGGCAAAACCGACCGTTTCCCCCTCACTGTTGACAAGCTCGTTCGAGTCATCGGCATGTTTGATATAGAAGCCGCCCCGCGTGTACTCCAACGCCTGCACCTCCGTTGCCGTCGTCAGTGCCACGCTGAAATAGTCTTCGATCTGTTTCTGGTAATAGGCAAAACTGAGCTTATACCCTTCGAGCAGAATGTCGGGCAGTTCGTGGATTGCCGTCTTTCGGATATCCTCCTCAAGCTCGGGAACCACCACACCGTGGAAGTTTTTTTTGACTTTGGCCCGCTCCCCCTCACTTTTATCGTGGGTATACGCCGCAATCTCGGCGCAGGCTTCGGCCGAGAGAAAGTTCTCGATGATGAGATAGGGATAGTCGTAATAGGGGTTTGCCATCAGGCGGGTCTCGTAGCGCAGCTCGGCGATGAAGTCATCGCAGTAGACATAGTTGCTGATTTGCCGCAAAGGGTTCTCCGTGCCTGAAAAGGCGAAAGTGAAATCTGAAATAGTAACCAAAATTTGAAAAAGAGAATCGGTGAAAAGTGGTCGGGATGACTGGACTCGAACCAGCGACCCCCAAGCCCCCAGCTTGGTGCGCTAACCATACTGCGCTACATCCCGACGAGGAGGGAAATTATATCCAAAAAGTTTAAAAAAAGATGCGCAAACCGCCCTGAAAATCAGGGGGATTTCCGCAGGGGGAAAGGGCCCTATTTGTAACGGTAAGTGATACGGCCCTTGTCCAGGCTGTACGGCGTCAGTTCGATCTTGACGCGGTCGCCCGGGAGGATCTTGATATAGTGCATCCGCATCTTGCCGGCAATGTGGCACAGGATCACGTGGCCGTTCTCAAGCTCTACACGAAATGTTGCATTCGGCAGCGCTTCAACTACTGTACCGTCAACCTCAATGACATCATCTTTTGCCATTTATGCTCCTTGGGGTAATGATAAGATTTCCGCTTTGCCGCCGATGACAGCAACCGTGTGTTCGTAATGCGATCCGCGGAGGTTGTCGCTGCTGACAACATCCCATCCGTTTTCCAGGATCACCGCTTTGGCCTCTTTTTGGCAGATCATCGGCTCAATGCAGAAAACCATGCCGTTTTTGATCTTCGGTCCCGCTTTCGGGTTGGATCCTTCCAGGTAGTTGGGGATCTCAGGCTCCTCATGCGGGCGCTTCCCGATGCCGTGTCCGCAGAATCCGCGCAGCGGCACAAAGCCGCGCTCGAGAATAAACTGCTCAATCGCCATGGAAAGCTCTTTGAACCGCATGCCCTCTTGGATAATATCGATGGCGTAATAGAGTGAGTCTTTGGCACAGGCGATCAACGCCTCATCCTGTTCCGTAACCTTCCCCACCGGGACGGTGATGGCCGAATCACCGTAATAGCCGTTGAGTTCCGTACCGATATCATAGCCGATGATATCGCCTTCCTGCAGCTTGTAATCATTGGGAATACCGTGAATAATCACTTCATTCAGGGAAGTACAGACGGCGTTGGGAAAACCGTAGAGCCCTTTGAAGGAGGGACGTGCTCCGTGGCTGCGGATGTAATCCTCGGCCATGGCATCAAGTTCCTTCAGGCTCAGTCCCGGACGGGTCTCTTTTCGGAGAAGGTCAAGGGTACCGCCGACAATGGCGTTGGCGGCACGGAGTTTTTCGATTTCTTCAGGTTTGCGCAGCGCGATGGCCATGGGAGTTACAGACCAACCGCGCTGAGGGTTTCATACTTGCTCATATAGATCTGCGCTTCGATCTTGCGCATCGTATCAAGAGCAACCTGAACGACGATAAGGACGGCCGTACCGCCGAAGTAGAACGGTACCCCCATCCCCTTGACGATGATCCACGGCAGTGTCGCGACCAGGCCAAGGTAGATCGCCCCGGTGAACGTCAGGCGTGACGCCGTCTCGTTCAGGAACTCTTTCGTCGCTTCACCCGGGCGTACACCCGGGATGAAGCCGCCCTGGCGCTTGAGGTTATCGGAGATATCCTTGGCGTTGAAGACGATCGACGCGTAAAAGTACGCGAAGAAGACGACGAAGAGGAATGTCAGGAAGTTGAAGAAGTAGCCGCTCGGATTGAGCAGGTCCGCGACCGCCTGGACATACGGGTTGGTGCTGGATGAGAGAACCGTCATCGGGAACATCAGGATCGCCGAAGCGAAGATGACCGGGATGACGCCCGAAAGGTTGACCTTGATCGGGATGTAGTTCATCACGCGCTTGTTCTGGTTCGCCATCATCGTCTTTTTGGCGTAGGTCACCGGGATACGGCGTTCGCCGAGTTCCACGTAGATGATGACGCCGACGGTGACGAGGATCAGCAGCAGGATCGCAATGACCGTAATAAAGCTGATCGCACCCGTGTTGAGCATCGTGACCGTCTGACCGATCGCGGAAGGGATCGCAGAGACGATCCCGGCGAAGATGATCAGAGAGATACCGTTACCGACCCCGCTCTGCGTGATCTGCTCACCGATCCACATCAACAGCATCGTACCGGCGAGCATAGAGATCGCCGCGACCATGACAAAAGTGCCGTGGTCCATCAGGATCGCACTGCTGCCGTCTTTTCCTGTCATGCTCTGCAGACCGATGCTGACGCCGACCGCCTGTACCAGGGTAATGGCGATGGTGGAGTAGCGGATGATCTGCATATATTTGACCATACCGTCACGCTCTTTCTTCATCTGTCCGAGGTTCGGGAACGTCGCTGCGAGCAGTTCCATGATGATCGACGCGGTAATGTAAGGCATGATACCGAGTGAAATGATGGAGAGGCGTTCGACAGCGTTACCGCTGAACATGTTGAACAGACCGAGAGCGTCGGAGGAGTGTGAATCGAAGAATGAGGCGATGACGGCAGTGTCTACGCCCGGCACCGGCACGTAGGCCAGCAGCCGGTAGAGGAACAGAAACCCGATCGTAATGAGGATCTTGTTAATGAGCTGCTGGTTCATTACTTGCCGGTTGTTGTAACGTTTTCGTCTTTGATCTTGGAGGCAAGGTCTTTCGCAGAAGCGCCGACCAGTTTAACCTTCGTCACGGATTTGCCCAGCTTGTGAACACCGCGGATCGCTTCGACGGTGATCTCGTCGAGTGCCGCAACCGCTGTAATGCGGTCAACGTTGATAACGTACGGTTTAACAACACGTGACGTGAAACCGATCTTCGGCAGACGGCGAGCCAGCGGCTGCTGACCACCCTCGAAGTTACGCTTTGCATTGTAACCTGAGCGGGCTTTCTGCCCTTTGTTACCTTTACCTGCGGTTTTACCGTTACCGCTACCCTGACCGCGGCCCAGACGCTTTGTATTGCTTGTGGAGCCCGCTGCAGGTGTCAAGTTTTCAAGTGCCATATGCTTATCCTTTCATACGCGCAAGCGCTTCGATTGTCGCGCGGACAACCGAATTCGGATTGTTCGAACCGATGGATTTCGTCAGGATGTCCTGGATACCCGCGAGTTCGAGAACCGGACGCATCGCACCACCGGCGATAACACCGGTACCTTCGGAGGCCGGTTTCATCAGGATGCGGCTTGCGTTGAACTTGTGCTCGATATCGTGCGCAATTGTAGTCCCTTTAATCTTAACATCCGTCAAGTTTTTGAACGCTTCGTCTACCGCTTTGCGGATAGCGTCCGGGACCTCTTTGGCCTTACCGTAACCGAAGCCGACGACGCCGTTCTTGTTGCCGACTACGACAAGTGCTGTGAAACGGAAGCGACGACCACCTTTGACAACTTTAGTGACCCGACCGATGTGTACGATCGATTCTTCGAATTCTTCTCTGTTGACAGTTTTCATCGATCAGTCCTTAAAACTTAATTTCGTTCGCGCGAAGTGCATCGGCAAAGGCCGCAACGACGCCGTGGTAGACGTAACCGTTACGGTCAAAGAAGATCTCGCTGACGCCGGCTGCTTTGAGCTTGCCTGCGAAATCTGCTGCCAGTGCTGCCGCACCCTCTTTGTTCGCTTTCGCACCCAGCGGCTTCGTGTTGGAAGCTGCCAGTGTCACCGCGCTCGCGTCGTCGATTGCCTGGACGCTGAGGTAGCGGTTTGAGCGGAAGATGCTGACGCGCGGCTTCGCTGCCGTACCGTTGATGTTTGCACGGATGCGGCGCTTGCGCTGAACACGTTTTGAAACTTTTGCTTTCAATACTTTTGCATTCATCTGCTCACCCCTTATTTCTTAGATGTCTTACCGGCTTTGCGGACAATATGCTCTTCAACATATTTGACACCCTTGCCTTTATAAGGCTCCGGCGGACGGAAAGCGCGGATCTCGGCAGCCATCTGGCCGATCTGCTGGTTGTCAGCACCTTTGAGGGTGATAACGTTCTTGTCAACAGCAACTTCAACGCCCGCTGGGATGTCGTAGTTGATGTCATGGGAGAAACCAAGCTGCAGGTTCAGGACTTTGCCCTGGACCGCGGCACGGTAACCGACACCGTTGATCTCGAGCTTGCGTTCGAAACCTTCAGTGAGGCCCTTGACAATGTTCGCTGCGAGGGCACGGTATGTTCCCCAGAAAGCGCGGTGTTCGCGTGCATCGGACTTGGATGCAAACGTCAGCGTGTTGCCTTCGATGTTGAAGTCAACGTTGCCTTTCGTGTCGAGGGTACGTGTGTTGTTGCCTTTTTTGAAAGTGATAACCTCACCGTCAGCCGTTACGTTCACATCGGCCGGGAATGCGACCGGAGCTTTACCAATACGTGACATGTGTTATCTCCTTACCAAACTGTACAAAGTACTTCACCGCCGACGCCGAGCTCGTAAGCTTTATCGTTCGGGATGACACCTTTGGAAGTACTGACGATGATCGTACCGTAGCCGTTTTTGAAACGCTTGATTTCGTCACGGCCTTTGTAGATACGGCGTCCCGGTTTGGAAACGCGTTTCATCTCGTTGATGACGGTTTTACCCGCTTCATCATACTTCAACACAACGTTGATGCTTTTCTTGTTACCGTCTTCGACAACGTTAAAGCTATCAATGTAGCCCTTCTCTGCGAGAATACCAACGACTGCTTCGACTGATTTGGAGTGCATAAGCGTTGTGACGTCGAGGCGACGCATCGCTGCATTCCGGATACGGGTCAAAGAGTCTGCAATAAGATCATTTACCATTTTATTTTTCCTTGCTAACAGTCAGGAGTTTCAAGCTTACCAGCTTGACTTTCTGACGCCTGGGATCAATCCCTCATTTGCCATTTTTCTAAAGCAAACACGACAAATACCGAAGTCACGGAGTACAGAGTGCGGGCGGCCGCAGATCTGGCAACGTGTATAAGCACGAACCGCGAATTTCGGTTTGCGCTGCTGTTTTGCGATCATGGACTTCTTAGCCATTACTCTCTCCCTTTCGCGAACGGCATACCCATAGCTTCGAGCAGGGTCAATGCCTCTTTGTCACTCTGTGTTGTTGTGACAATCGTGATGTTCATCCCGTGGATCTGCATGATGGAATCATAGTTGACTTCCGGGAAGATCAGCTGCTCGTTCAGACCGAAGTTGTAGTTACCGCGGCCGTCGAAACCGTTGCGCGGGATACCACGGAAGTCTTTCACGCGCGGCAGTGCGACAGCGATCAGTTTGTCCAGGAAGGTGTACATGTTCTCACCGCGCAGGGTGACTTTGACACCGACCGGCATCCCTTCACGGACTTTGAAGCCTGCAACGGATTTACGAGCATCGACGACTGTCGCGTGCTGACCGGCGATCAGGCTGATCGTGTCCTGGATGTTCTGGATCAGTTTGTTATCTTTCATCGCGAAGCCGGTACCGACAGAGATGATGATCTTCTCGACCGCCGGGATCTGCATTGCGTTCTTGATCTCAAGCTTGCTCTGCAGTTCCGGTTTCATTGCGAGATATTTATCTTTCAAACGTGCCATAACTTACGCCTCCACTTTGCGGACATTGGATGCATCAATAGGCATCTCTTTGCTCATAAATCCGCCCTTCGGGTTCTCTTCTGTCGGCTTAACCGCTTTTTTCGCGAGCTTGCAGCCTTTGACGAGGACCTTGTTCTCTTTCGGCATGACCATCAGAACTTCTGCCTTGGTGCCTTTATCGTCACCGGCAATGATCTCGACCATATCGCCTTTTTTGAAGTTAAACTTTGCCATTACACAACCTCCGGAGCCAGGGATACGATCTTCATGAACCCTGCATAGCGTACTTCACGGCTAACAGGACCGAAGATACGGGTACCGATCGGCTCTTTTTTCGCGTCGAGGATGACGGCGGCGTTGTCATCGAAACGGATCAGAGAACCGTTTTCGCGCTGTACTTCTTTTTTCGTACGGACAACGACGGCCTTGACGACCTGACCTTTTTTGACTTTTCCGGTCGGGAGCGCTTTCTTCACGGAAGCAACGATAACGTCACCTACAGAAGCGTAACGGCGCTTGGAACCGCCCAGAACCTTGATACACATGATCTCTTTCGCACCAGTGTTGTCGGCAACGTTCAGACGAGTAAAGCTCTGGATCATGACTCTACTCCTGTCGCTACAACGCTTTTGAGTTCAAAAGACTTCGTCTTGGACATCGGGCGACACTCGATCGCGATCACTTCGTCGCCGACGTTAAGCGTGTTGTTCTCATCGTGGATGAGATATTTTTTGAAGCGCTTGACCGTTTTGTGGTAGCGCGGGTGCATAACACGGCGTTCAACGACGACTGTCGCTGTCTTGTCACCGGCTTTCTTGACGACTACACCCTGAATTTCACGTTTAGACATCCGGGTCTCCTTACTTCGCTGCGCTGAGCGCAGTGTTGATACGGGCGATATCTTTGCGTACGTTACGCAGTTCGCTCGTGTTCTGCAGTTGCATCGTTTTTTGCTTCAGTCTCAGCGTGAAGAGCTCAGTCTTCTTCTCTTTGAGCATTGCGCTCAGTTCTGCTGAGGTCTTCTCTGCCAAATCAGTATACTTCATTGTCCATCTCCGCCGTTACAATTTTCGTTTTGAATGGCAGCTTGTGCATCGCAAGCGTCAGCGCTTCGCGTGCCAGGGACTCTTCAACGCCACCCATTTCGAAGATGATACGACCCGGTTTAATGTTCATAACCCACTGGTCGATCGCACCTTTACCTTTACCCATACGTACTTCAAGCGGTTTCGCTGTGAGCGGCTTGTCCGGGAAAACACGGATCCAGATCTTACCCTGGCGCTTGATGTGACGGGTTGCCGCGATACGCGCAGACTCGATCTGGCGGGAGTTGATACGGCCCGCTTCGATTGCCTTGATCGCGATATCGCCGAACGCAAGTTTGTAGCCGCTACGCGCTTTACCGCGGTTGCGACCCTTCATGTACTTGCGGAATTTCATTCTTTTTGGCATCAACATGATTAATCCGCCTTTCTCGGAGCACGACCGCGGCGCTCACGTTTTACTTCTTCTTCTTTCGGCTCCGGCTGGATACCTTTGGAAAGGACTTCACCTTTGAAGATCCAGACCTTGATACCGATGATGCCGTAAGTCGTGTGCGCTTCGGCAAAACCG is from Sulfurimonas sp. HSL-1656 and encodes:
- the rplN gene encoding 50S ribosomal protein L14, which encodes MIQSFTRLNVADNTGAKEIMCIKVLGGSKRRYASVGDVIVASVKKALPTGKVKKGQVVKAVVVRTKKEVQRENGSLIRFDDNAAVILDAKKEPIGTRIFGPVSREVRYAGFMKIVSLAPEVV
- the rpsQ gene encoding 30S ribosomal protein S17 — translated: MSKREIQGVVVKKAGDKTATVVVERRVMHPRYHKTVKRFKKYLIHDENNTLNVGDEVIAIECRPMSKTKSFELKSVVATGVES
- the rpmC gene encoding 50S ribosomal protein L29 gives rise to the protein MKYTDLAEKTSAELSAMLKEKKTELFTLRLKQKTMQLQNTSELRNVRKDIARINTALSAAK
- the rplE gene encoding 50S ribosomal protein L5, with the protein product MARLKDKYLAMKPELQSKLEIKNAMQIPAVEKIIISVGTGFAMKDNKLIQNIQDTISLIAGQHATVVDARKSVAGFKVREGMPVGVKVTLRGENMYTFLDKLIAVALPRVKDFRGIPRNGFDGRGNYNFGLNEQLIFPEVNYDSIMQIHGMNITIVTTTQSDKEALTLLEAMGMPFAKGRE
- the rplX gene encoding 50S ribosomal protein L24; its protein translation is MAKFNFKKGDMVEIIAGDDKGTKAEVLMVMPKENKVLVKGCKLAKKAVKPTEENPKGGFMSKEMPIDASNVRKVEA
- the rplP gene encoding 50S ribosomal protein L16; protein product: MLMPKRMKFRKYMKGRNRGKARSGYKLAFGDIAIKAIEAGRINSRQIESARIAATRHIKRQGKIWIRVFPDKPLTAKPLEVRMGKGKGAIDQWVMNIKPGRIIFEMGGVEESLAREALTLAMHKLPFKTKIVTAEMDNEVY